CCCGGATCATCTGGCATTCTGGCAAAACCACCCCCGCCTGCAACCCTATCTGGAAAAAGGCTGGCTAGACATGGCCCGTTTTGATGCCGAAAATGACAGTGAATTGTTCCTGTACTATACCGGCACTGCGATTCGGCAACAGGCACTGTCTCAACCTTTACTGGTAGTGGCCAATTATTTTTTTGATACCATCCCTCAGGAACTGTTCCGGATAGAAGATCAGAAGATTGCCCGTAGTTTGCTCACGCTCACTACCGAGACCGACCCTTCCGAGCTAGATACTGCTGATCTTATCAAAGTCCTGCAACTCCAATACGATCGGGGAAGTCCCTTACATACCGCCTATCCGAATGAGCCTGTTTTGAATGACCTGTTGGAAATGTATCGGGAACAACTCAACAAGTCGTACCTGCTTTTTCCTCACACCGGTATCCGCTGTCTGGAACGGTTACGACAGCTTTCCCGCAAGGGCCTGCTGGTACTGTCGGCAGATAAAGGAGAACATCGTTTGCCAAACCTGAGCGATGGCCCTGGCCTGATGCCTCACGGCAGCTTTTCCCTTACCGTCAATTACCATGCTTTAAAGCACTATTGCAACCGCAAGGGAGGCCTTGCCCTGTTTCCGCGTTACAGGCATACTAGTTTGAATATTGGCTGTTTGCTCATGCTTGCTGAGGCATCCTCTTATGGTGAGACTGTCAGTGCCTATGAAAAATTTGTCAATGACTACGGCCCTGATGATTATTTCAGCCTTAAAAAGTTGGCTGAAGATCATTTGGAGACCCTGACCTATCGCCATATCATGGGGATGATCAGACTCAGCGGTTATGATGCCCGCATTTTCTTACAAATACTGCCGCGGTTGTTTGAACTCATTTCTGACCTTTCCGATGAGGAACGCCGGGTTCTTTTCCACACTGTTCCGCGTATTTGGGATACCTATTATCCTTTGGGAGAACCTCAGGATCTGGCCTGTAAGCTGGGCAATTTGTTGTTTATGCTTGGTTTTTACAGCGAAGCTGTCCTTTATTTCGAAAAATCGGTCGGGATTTATGGAAAAAAAGCAGGAAGCCTGTTTGGGCTTGCCTGTTGTTACTGCTATTCAGGTGCATTTGATCTGGCCGCTCCTGTTATCAGGGAACTTCTGGTCCGTACCCCGGAGAATAAAACACTTTTGAAACTTGTTCGCAACTATGAAAGCGAATTATTTGGTGAACAACACGTAAAAATATAACGATATATGGACTTTTTAACAGAATGGGGAAGAATAGCCGGTATTGCTGGGATGGCCACCGGCATTGCAAATGAAAACCCCGGAATCCGGTTCAAAAGACATATCACCCGTCAATAGCTATCGTGCAACATTACAGTTTAAAAAAAGGAAGAAGGAAACAACAGAGCCCCGAGGAATGCCATGTTAACAGCAATAAAAACGATGCGTTACTGATAATCAAAAATTGCTTTGATTTCAGACCCACAATTAATTAAAAAAGAACCCGATAAAACACAACAACGCAAAACAAAACACGAGTACATAAACAATTAATACTAACTAAAATATAGTGTGATGAATACACAGATCAATCAGACCCGGCAAAACCATACGGAAAGTGAACAGCCCGTACAGTTGTCCGCAACACAATACGGCGAATGGACCGACGACCGCCCTAACGGTATCGCACGTCCGGTGCCACAACAAGAGGCCATCGCCGGCGGAACATGGCCCACTCAACAAAAAGAAAACCGTACCGGCTTGCCGGATACCTTAAAAACAGGTATTGAAAGCCTTTCCGGCCATGCCATGGACGATGTAAAGGTACATTACAACTCCGGCAAACCGGCACAATTGCATGCGCATGCCTATGCACAGGGCACGGACATCCACTTGGCCCCCGGGCAGGAGCAACACCTGCCCCATGAGGCCTGGCATGTGGTACAGCAAAAGCAGGGACGGGTAAAACCCACCGTGCAAATGAAAGGAAAAATAAATATCAACGATGATAAAGGGTTGGAGAAAGAGGCGGATGTGATGGGGATAGGTCTGTCCGAATGATGAGCAGCGCTTATTATGCCGGTAATGTGGGCAGCATTTCTCATGGGACAACGGGAAAAGGAAGTTATGGTAACTGCTTCAGGGACACATCGGGGACCAATGGGCAAGTATCAAGCTCCGAAGGCCAGTGCATACAGGCTAAATACGAAAATAAAAGGGGTGAAATTAGAGCAGGAAACGTCCCTGAACAAGTACTCGATAACGATGAGCAAACTTTTTTTGATGAGGGGGAATATACGGAGGTGGAAGAAAAGAAATATACTGGAAAAGTAAGGGATCGGTTACGGGAATTAGCAAGAGATGGTGAAGACAGGAAATGGGATGAAATAAAAGAAAACCTGAAAAATTTTTTAAGCAAAGAGAAAAATACCGATACCAACAACAATAATGGTAGTCAGAATATGGAAAAGGACAGTATGGAAAATGCCAATGGGGTAAACGACGAGGCCAAAGAGGGCATGAATTTTGAAAAATATTGGGACATCATAGACAACACTACGAGTAAAGCTGATGATGTATCGCAAGATGAACGCGAACGCATAAACAACCTGTTCAAAGAAGTTGAGAAGAATCCTCAAGGAAAAATAATTGTGAAAAAAGTACGGGAGATCGCTAAAGAAAAAGGTGAAAAGCTGAAGTTATGGCTCACAACTCCCGGGGTAGGGGATGAAAGTAGCCATGCAGGATCCATGGCGATCAAAGGCAATTTCAGTACTGAGAAACAATATCTCGTATTGCTGAACATCAAAGACGATGACGGTAACGGACAGTTAGAGTTGGGGTTGATGAATTTGCCTCCATGGACGACACTGGCTCATGAGATGCTACATTGGATATATGAAATCTGGCAAAAGGCCAACCCAGATCAGAAAGACCTTAGGGGCAAATCGATCAGGAACCATAAAATATCCAATACACATAAAAATCACATATGGGATACCTTGGAAGAAGCTGAAACTATGTTTGCCGGAAGGGCTGAACCTGAATATCCCAAGGAGCTAAAGGACCTGACCGAGATGACATTGCTGGAGAGCGAAGTTTATCCGCCACGTTGGGGGCACTTTGGAGAAGATAAGGAGGCCCTCGCTCATTTCCTGAAGCAAGACGGAGAAGGGTTCGATCAGAAAAAAATCCTGGATTCCTATGACTTCGAAGTTGGAGGGAAGGAATATGGGGTAAACAAAAAGGAAGCTGCCATAAAGCAAATAAAAAAATACCAGGAACTCAAAAAGAACCGTGCTTATCCGCAGCCTAAAATTATTAATTGGAAGGATGTAGTTAAATATCAAGATGAGAAACAAAAGCAGCAAGACGAACTGAGAGAACAGGGTGAAAAAACCATAAGAATAGAAGCACAAAAAAAAAGGCGCTTACAGAGAGTCGGGCAAGATAACGCAGCAAATTATACTTCTCAGCTATCAACCTTCATAGATAAACTGGACCAATCCGGAGAGGGGGAAAACCAGCAGACAATACATGCCATCGATGAGTTTGCAAAGATACACGTAGCGGTGCATTCTGACCGAAAAGAAATAAGGAAGCTTAATAGCGAGGGGGTTAAATTTGTCAAGAAAAATCTAAGTGGTTTTAGGGATAGATTGGTGGAGATCCTCTCAGATAAAATTGAGACCCGTTTGGATAGGGCTATAAAGAATGCAACGAAAAACCTAAGGGAGAGAGAGAAAGCTGAAGATAAGAAAAAAGGAAAGAAAAAAAGAAAGAAAAAATAATAATCGGGGGCAAGCTTGAACCTGCTCCCATTTGACGCACCCCCTCTAAAGGGGCAATGGTCCCTAAGGAGGGAAAAGAAGGAGAAGCAATCCTTGAGAACAAAAATGATGCGAATTATTTGGTGAACAACACGTAAAAATACAACGATATATGGACTTTTTAACAGAATGGGGAAGAATAGCCGGTATTGCCGGGATGGCACTGGGATTGTTTTTAGTACTTTTTAGAGAAGTTATCCGGAAAAACATATTTCCGAAGCTGACCGGAAAACAGGCTTTTATAATTATCATACTCTTTATGCTTTTGGTATTTTCTATCTCAGTATATACCATTGTACAATTCCATAGTGGAAGGTCGGGCGTGTCGGCCCAGGTGACCGTACTGGTTCACGGGGAAAAGGGGAGGGACCATTTGGTACTGCCCGGCAGGGGAAGAGTAAAACTGTTGTTTGGTGATGCCAATATCGTAGAGACCACCAATGACAAAGGCGAGGCCACATTCAAGCAAATACCAAAGGAGTTCTTCGATTCAAAAGCCACGGTTGAAATCCATTTCCTTGATCCCGAAGGAGAACCGTACTACGCAGAGAATCCCGACTCGCTGTACAGGCTTACACATGGAAAATACATTGCTTTACCGGTAAAATTATACGGGATCGGTAGCATACGAGGTATCGTAAAAGATTTTAATACCGGCAGGCCTGTTGAGGGGGTTCGCATCAGTATTCGGGGTATCGGGGCTTTTTCAGATTCCTATGGCGAATATACACTCGAAATACCGCCCGAACATCAACGTAAGTTCCAGTCAGTAAGGGCTTTTAAGGAAGGGTACGAGCTTTTTGAACTTACAAACGTGCCCGTACAAACGGAAAATGAATTACCGATTTTAATAAAACCTATAAAATAAAATGACATTTAAATTACTAAAAATATCTCTTTCTGCTGTTTTTTGGGTGTTTCCCCAAAGGGCCGGGCTTTTCGTTATCTCTTTTTTTCCCGTAAATCGAAGCAAAAAAAGGATGCTGCTGCAATCCCTGGTGGAAACCGTACCTGTTAAAACAGGATGTCTGTTTTTGATGGTAAGCACTGTTATCTGGTCTCAGCAAACAAAACTTACGGGCATTGTATCGGTACACAACAGCAAGTACGAGACAGGAGCCACACAATACGTTAAGGACGCTTATGTGACCGCTCCTTTTACCAAGTCTGCCAATACGGATGAAAGCGGAACGTTTGCCTTAGCATTTGTCGGGATAGAGGGCGGAACCTCTATAAAATTACAAGTTGAAAAACAGGGGTTGGAGATCGTCAACCTTCGCGATCTGGAAGATGTGGTCATCGGCAGAACGTCTCCCGTACGGATATTTCTTACTGAAAAAGGAAAGCTGGCACAGGTACAGACCGAACTGTACAACATTAGTAAGAAGGCTCTTTTCGCGAAAAAAGATACCCTGATCACCAAACTACATGCCGACATCAAAGAAAGCAATACAGCCATAGCCGAATTGGAAAAGCAATTTCACAAAAAACTGGCCAACCGTTTTGAGGCCGAGAACTTGCTGAATGAAAAGATAGAAGCCATGCAAAAGCGCCTGCCTGAATTTGCACAGGAACTGGCAGAACGAAACCTGGACTTTGCATCGGATTTGTATATAAAGGCGTATGAATTATTTAAAAAAGGAAATATTGAACAGGCTATAAAAACACTGGATAATGAAACCCTGAAAGAATCGTATACAAAAGCGGTCAAAACTCTTGCTAAAGGTAAGCAGTTAGTAAATACAGGTATTGAAATACAGGAAAAAAGCATTTTACAGATCAACCAGGTCATAAACAGTTATGACTTAAAAGCCAAGTCATCCATACTGCTTTTCAAATACCAGGAAGCGGCAGCTTTGTATGAGAGAATCATTACGATACATGAAGAGAATGAGTTTGAGGCCGTGCAACTGGCATTCTGGTATGATAAGGCAGGAGAAGCCTGTCTTGATAACGGTCAATATGACAAAACACTGGAATATTATCAAAAAGCACTGACCATACGTTTGGAGTTGCTAACCCCAAAGCACAAAGAAGTAGCGATATCCTATGATAAGATGGGGATTGCTTACCGGCTTTCGGGCGATTACCAGAAGGCGTTAAAACATGTTCAAAAAAGTATCGTCATAAAAGAGGAAGTATTGAGTCCCAAGGATATTTCTTTGGCTGATTCATACAATCACATCGGAAATACTTATTTAGAATTAGGTGATTATCAAAAAGCACTGGAATATCATCAAAAGAGTATAACCATAAAAGAAGATGTCCTGGAACCTGAACATCCTTCCCTTATGCACTCGTATAATAATATGGGGGTGGTTTATATGTTCCTTAGTAAGTATCAAAAAGCATTGGAGCATCATCAAAAAGCCATGGCTATTAAAGAAACTGTTCTCAATCCCATACACCCCGATCTGGCAACTTCTTATAACAATATTGCTTTTATTTACCGGGGTTTAGGGGATTATCAAAGAGCATTGGAGTATCACCAAAAAGCCATGGCCATTAGAGAAGCTGTTTTCAACTCCATACACCCTGATTTAGCAAATTCTTACAATAATATAGCCGACATCTACAGAAATTTGGCAGCTTATCAGAAAGCACTGGAATATCATCAAAAAGCCATTGCCATTCAGAAAGCTATTGATCCTGGTCACCCTATCCTGGCAAATTATTACACGAATCTTGCCATTGTTTATGAGGATCTGGGCAATTACCGAAAAGCGTTGGAGCTCAATCAAAGGGCCATTGCCA
This window of the Flavobacteriaceae bacterium genome carries:
- a CDS encoding tetratricopeptide repeat protein, with amino-acid sequence MTFKLLKISLSAVFWVFPQRAGLFVISFFPVNRSKKRMLLQSLVETVPVKTGCLFLMVSTVIWSQQTKLTGIVSVHNSKYETGATQYVKDAYVTAPFTKSANTDESGTFALAFVGIEGGTSIKLQVEKQGLEIVNLRDLEDVVIGRTSPVRIFLTEKGKLAQVQTELYNISKKALFAKKDTLITKLHADIKESNTAIAELEKQFHKKLANRFEAENLLNEKIEAMQKRLPEFAQELAERNLDFASDLYIKAYELFKKGNIEQAIKTLDNETLKESYTKAVKTLAKGKQLVNTGIEIQEKSILQINQVINSYDLKAKSSILLFKYQEAAALYERIITIHEENEFEAVQLAFWYDKAGEACLDNGQYDKTLEYYQKALTIRLELLTPKHKEVAISYDKMGIAYRLSGDYQKALKHVQKSIVIKEEVLSPKDISLADSYNHIGNTYLELGDYQKALEYHQKSITIKEDVLEPEHPSLMHSYNNMGVVYMFLSKYQKALEHHQKAMAIKETVLNPIHPDLATSYNNIAFIYRGLGDYQRALEYHQKAMAIREAVFNSIHPDLANSYNNIADIYRNLAAYQKALEYHQKAIAIQKAIDPGHPILANYYTNLAIVYEDLGNYRKALELNQRAIAIREAVFDSDHPDLAISYNNIANIYKNLAAYQKALEYHQKAITIQQAVLGPDHPFLATSYGNIGIVYADMKDHQHALKYYKKAISIRQAVLDPDHPSLAISYNNIAHLYNGSGDYEKALKFYQKSIAIKETALDPDHPSLAISYDNVGVVYDNMNSYEKALEYHQKAIAIREKAFDPKHHSLAKSYNNIASVYRGMEKYQKALEFYQKAIPIGEAAFGPDHPDLAKLYQGMASTYIKTGHLAKALAYQQKVVDIYQTIFPSEDSDRKAATAFLQEIKTMISKKD
- a CDS encoding DUF4157 domain-containing protein, which gives rise to MNTQINQTRQNHTESEQPVQLSATQYGEWTDDRPNGIARPVPQQEAIAGGTWPTQQKENRTGLPDTLKTGIESLSGHAMDDVKVHYNSGKPAQLHAHAYAQGTDIHLAPGQEQHLPHEAWHVVQQKQGRVKPTVQMKGKININDDKGLEKEADVMGIGLSE